From a single Pseudomonas cremoricolorata genomic region:
- a CDS encoding GGDEF domain-containing protein: MPSPSALFAVFKSRPELSLSLGSCLAVLAIVSIVGYLLARERDGIEQAAIRASNNIVQLIESDILRNVELYDQSLRGVIWGVKHPELLRLPPQLRQQILFSQAFTTPVRGDILWLDSNGDVRGDSTSSTPRQANFADTAPFQTHRSQPGLGLLISPPFKARLGDLDWCISFTRRISGEHGEFLGIAAGALRLSYFDELFKRLDVGEDSSVNLFNLDGQLLARQPVRAGDPQVGSNYGARPNFQRIISEHKGSFIAPSAERNGERRMYTFAKVADLPLIVLVVHSVDEVFAPWRRTAMLVGGATGVLCLAILWLSLLLGRELRRRQVAEQNLEALAATDGLTGLANRRRLDQVLRQEWARAQRNAQPLAVLMIDVDDFKAFNQRHGHAGGDHALREVALTLQRCIRRPADLAARYGGEEFQVVLPETDLAGAYWLAERIRKAVAALPPFGGDSAPVTVSIGIAVHTAQTQHDLTTLLGLADEALYRAKAAGRNRVEGALA; this comes from the coding sequence TTGCCCTCGCCTAGCGCTTTGTTCGCCGTGTTCAAGTCTCGTCCGGAATTGTCGCTGAGCCTGGGCAGTTGTCTTGCAGTGCTGGCCATCGTCAGCATCGTCGGCTATCTGCTGGCGCGCGAGCGCGATGGCATCGAGCAGGCGGCGATCCGCGCATCGAACAACATCGTGCAGCTCATCGAGAGCGACATCCTGCGCAACGTCGAGCTGTACGATCAATCGCTGCGCGGTGTGATCTGGGGCGTCAAGCACCCAGAACTGCTGCGCCTGCCACCGCAATTGCGCCAGCAAATCTTGTTCAGCCAAGCCTTTACCACGCCGGTGCGCGGCGACATCCTCTGGCTCGATAGCAACGGCGACGTGCGCGGCGATTCCACCAGCAGCACGCCGCGCCAGGCCAATTTTGCCGACACCGCGCCGTTCCAGACGCACCGTAGCCAGCCGGGGCTCGGGCTGTTGATCAGTCCGCCGTTCAAGGCGCGCCTGGGCGATCTGGACTGGTGCATCAGTTTCACCCGGCGCATTTCCGGCGAACATGGCGAGTTTCTCGGCATCGCTGCCGGGGCGCTGCGCCTGTCGTACTTCGACGAGCTGTTCAAGCGCCTGGACGTGGGCGAAGACAGCAGCGTCAACCTGTTCAACCTCGATGGCCAGTTGCTTGCGCGCCAACCCGTGCGCGCGGGCGACCCGCAAGTGGGCAGCAACTACGGCGCGCGGCCCAACTTCCAGCGCATCATCAGTGAGCATAAGGGTAGTTTCATCGCCCCTTCGGCAGAACGTAACGGCGAGCGGCGCATGTACACCTTCGCCAAGGTCGCCGACCTGCCGCTGATCGTGCTGGTGGTGCATTCCGTGGATGAAGTGTTCGCGCCCTGGCGGCGCACCGCGATGCTGGTCGGGGGTGCCACAGGCGTGTTGTGCCTGGCGATCCTCTGGCTGAGCCTGCTGCTGGGCCGCGAACTGCGCCGGCGCCAAGTGGCCGAACAGAACCTCGAAGCGCTGGCAGCCACCGACGGCCTGACCGGCCTGGCCAACCGCCGGCGTCTGGATCAGGTGTTACGGCAGGAATGGGCGCGCGCCCAGCGCAATGCGCAGCCGCTGGCGGTGCTGATGATCGATGTCGATGACTTCAAGGCCTTCAACCAGCGTCATGGCCATGCCGGCGGCGACCATGCGCTGCGCGAGGTGGCGCTGACCCTGCAGCGCTGCATCAGGCGGCCTGCCGATCTGGCCGCGCGTTACGGCGGTGAGGAGTTTCAGGTGGTGCTGCCGGAAACTGACCTGGCCGGTGCCTATTGGCTGGCTGAGCGGATTCGCAAGGCAGTGGCGGCGCTACCGCCGTTCGGCGGCGACAGCGCGCCGGTGACGGTGAGCATCGGCATTGCCGTACACACAGCACAAACCCAGCACGATCTGACGACCTTGCTGGGCTTGGCGGATGAAGCGCTCTACCGGGCTAAGGCCGCAGGCCGTAACCGGGTAGAGGGTGCGCTGGCTTAG
- a CDS encoding HlyD family type I secretion periplasmic adaptor subunit, whose translation MSRDSLPASYLDGQDDHAVLRAGRIIIVCALMLAAFLAWAAWFEVVEVSTGTGKVIPSSREQVIQSFEGGIVAQMNVAEGDRVQRDQVLAQLDPTKSESNVGESEAKYRAALASVARLRAEVSGKPLQFPASLADSTELTDAETALYKTRRQGLEQTLAGIQDSLRLVRSELQITENLAKLGASSRVEVIRLNRQRSELELKATEARSDYLVRAREELAKASAEADSLKAVIRGRNDSLTRLTLRSPVRGIVKDIEVNTLGGVVQPGGQVMKIVPMDERLLIEARISPRDIAFIHPEQAAKVKISAYDYSVYGSLDGQVVGISPDTLQDEVKPEIYYYRVFIRTEHDSLRNKAGKEFAITPGMVATVDIRTGEKTILDYLIKPMNRAREALRER comes from the coding sequence ATGAGCCGCGACAGCCTGCCCGCCTCCTACCTCGATGGCCAGGATGACCACGCCGTGCTGCGTGCCGGGCGGATCATCATCGTCTGCGCGCTGATGCTCGCCGCCTTCCTGGCCTGGGCGGCGTGGTTCGAGGTGGTCGAGGTGTCCACCGGCACCGGCAAGGTGATTCCCAGCTCGCGGGAACAGGTGATCCAGTCGTTCGAAGGCGGCATCGTCGCGCAGATGAACGTCGCCGAGGGTGACCGCGTGCAGCGCGATCAGGTCCTGGCCCAGCTCGACCCGACCAAGAGCGAATCCAACGTCGGCGAGAGCGAGGCCAAGTACCGCGCCGCATTGGCCAGCGTCGCCCGGCTGCGCGCCGAAGTCAGCGGCAAGCCATTGCAGTTTCCCGCCAGTCTGGCCGATTCCACCGAGCTGACCGATGCGGAAACCGCGTTGTACAAGACTCGCCGCCAGGGCCTGGAACAGACCTTGGCCGGCATTCAGGATTCGCTGCGCCTGGTGCGCAGCGAACTGCAGATCACCGAGAACCTGGCCAAGCTCGGCGCCTCCAGCCGGGTCGAGGTGATTCGCCTGAACCGCCAGCGCTCGGAACTGGAGCTCAAGGCCACCGAGGCGCGTTCGGACTACCTGGTGCGCGCCCGCGAAGAGCTGGCCAAGGCCAGCGCCGAGGCCGACAGCCTCAAGGCGGTGATCCGCGGACGCAACGACTCGCTGACCCGCCTGACCCTGCGTTCGCCGGTGCGCGGCATCGTCAAGGATATCGAGGTCAACACCCTCGGCGGCGTGGTGCAGCCGGGCGGCCAGGTGATGAAGATCGTGCCGATGGACGAACGGCTGCTGATCGAGGCGCGCATCTCGCCGCGGGACATCGCCTTCATCCACCCCGAACAAGCCGCCAAGGTGAAGATCAGCGCCTACGACTATTCGGTGTACGGCAGCCTCGACGGCCAGGTGGTAGGCATCTCCCCAGATACCTTGCAGGATGAGGTCAAGCCCGAGATCTACTACTACCGGGTGTTCATCCGCACCGAGCACGACAGCCTGCGTAACAAGGCCGGCAAGGAATTTGCGATCACCCCGGGCATGGTCGCGACGGTGGATATCCGTACCGGCGAGAAGACCATTCTCGATTACCTGATCAAGCCGATGAATCGCGCGCGGGAGGCGTTGCGCGAGCGGTAG
- a CDS encoding type I secretion system permease/ATPase, giving the protein MNDTVQITHAPPPAAEARADLTPWLECMLQVARHYRLDVSPQRIRLAAAEDARPLDDILQHMARQAGLTLRFVAFDAKALRQWRTPLLLELDDGQLAVVEAVTEDDHLALSFAGDQGLTSRLHRDQLQGRITRVALLRPARPLRDVRTDDYTAPYDRHWFARIVLRDIRPYGQVMLASLVANVLALAGVLFSMQVYDRVIPAESLPTLYVLFGGVVLALLFDLTMRLLRLKVTDLLGKRADLRISDLVYGHALRLRNSVRPKSTGSFISQLRELEQIRDLITSSTATALADLPFFLLFLFVFWLIGGVLVVIPLVALVLMVLPGILAQRRLARLANASMRESALRNAMLVESVQGLDEIKALQAEARFERQWNQYNAACAHNSLRLRTLTNGLVTWTQNIQGAVFAVVVVVGAPMVIAGDLTTGSLVAASMLASRMMAPMAQLTHVLTRWQQAKVALEGIDKLMQSPVDHPEGEARVHLPAIRGDYHLRQAVFRYSPEAAPALSIGQLRISPGERIAVLGRNGAGKSTLLQALGGAMDLMQGEVSLDGIAVAHLDPADLRRDVGLLAQHARLFHGTLRENLSLGAGQASDQELLTALNATGALEFVRQLPKGLEHLILEGGLGLSGGQRQALVLSRLLLRQPQVLLLDEPTAALDDVTERKLLDNLERFCQGRTLIIATHRLSVLQRVDRILVLDGGRIVIDDPRDAALARLQQGTQS; this is encoded by the coding sequence ATGAACGACACCGTCCAGATCACCCATGCCCCACCGCCAGCCGCCGAAGCGCGCGCCGACCTCACGCCGTGGCTCGAATGCATGCTGCAGGTGGCGCGCCACTACCGCCTGGATGTCTCGCCGCAACGCATCCGCCTGGCCGCCGCCGAAGACGCGCGGCCGCTGGACGACATTCTCCAGCACATGGCGCGCCAGGCCGGGCTGACGTTGCGTTTCGTGGCCTTCGATGCCAAGGCCTTGCGCCAGTGGCGTACGCCCCTGCTGCTGGAGCTGGACGACGGCCAGTTGGCGGTGGTCGAAGCCGTGACCGAAGACGATCACCTGGCCCTGTCCTTTGCCGGTGACCAGGGCCTGACCAGCCGCCTGCACCGCGACCAGCTGCAAGGGCGCATCACCCGCGTCGCCCTGCTGCGCCCGGCACGGCCCTTGCGCGACGTACGCACCGATGACTACACCGCCCCCTACGACCGCCACTGGTTCGCGCGCATCGTACTGCGCGACATCCGACCGTATGGCCAGGTGATGCTTGCCTCACTGGTGGCCAACGTATTGGCCCTGGCCGGTGTGCTGTTCTCCATGCAGGTCTACGACCGGGTGATTCCTGCTGAATCCCTGCCCACCTTGTACGTGCTGTTCGGCGGCGTAGTGCTGGCGCTACTGTTCGACCTGACCATGCGCCTGCTGCGTCTGAAGGTCACCGACCTGCTCGGCAAGCGCGCCGACCTGCGTATCTCCGACCTGGTGTATGGCCATGCCCTGCGCCTGCGCAACTCGGTGCGACCGAAATCCACCGGCTCGTTCATCTCGCAGTTGCGCGAGCTGGAGCAGATCCGCGACCTGATTACCTCAAGCACGGCTACGGCATTGGCCGACCTGCCGTTCTTCCTGCTGTTCCTCTTCGTGTTCTGGCTGATCGGCGGTGTGCTGGTGGTGATTCCGCTGGTGGCGCTGGTGCTGATGGTGCTGCCGGGCATCCTCGCCCAGCGCCGCCTGGCGCGCCTGGCCAATGCTTCGATGCGTGAATCGGCGCTGCGCAACGCGATGCTGGTGGAAAGCGTGCAAGGGTTGGACGAGATCAAAGCCCTACAGGCCGAGGCGCGCTTCGAGCGGCAGTGGAACCAGTACAACGCCGCCTGCGCGCACAACAGCCTGCGCCTGCGCACCCTGACCAACGGCCTGGTGACCTGGACGCAGAACATCCAGGGCGCGGTGTTCGCCGTGGTCGTGGTGGTGGGTGCGCCGATGGTCATCGCTGGCGATCTGACCACCGGCAGCCTGGTGGCGGCGTCGATGCTGGCCTCGCGGATGATGGCGCCGATGGCCCAGCTGACCCACGTGCTGACCCGCTGGCAGCAGGCCAAGGTGGCGCTCGAAGGCATCGACAAACTCATGCAGAGCCCGGTCGATCACCCCGAAGGCGAAGCGCGGGTGCACCTGCCGGCGATTCGTGGCGACTACCATCTGCGTCAGGCGGTGTTTCGCTACAGCCCGGAAGCCGCGCCGGCGCTGAGCATCGGCCAACTGCGCATCAGCCCTGGCGAACGCATCGCCGTGCTGGGGCGCAATGGCGCCGGCAAGTCGACCCTGCTGCAAGCGCTGGGCGGCGCGATGGACCTGATGCAGGGCGAAGTCAGCCTCGATGGCATCGCCGTGGCCCATCTGGACCCTGCCGACCTGCGCCGCGATGTCGGCCTGCTGGCCCAGCATGCCCGGCTGTTCCACGGGACCCTGCGGGAAAATCTCAGCCTCGGCGCCGGCCAGGCCAGCGATCAGGAGCTGCTGACGGCGCTCAACGCTACCGGCGCGCTGGAGTTCGTCCGGCAACTGCCCAAGGGCCTGGAGCACCTGATTCTCGAGGGCGGCCTGGGCCTGTCCGGCGGTCAGCGCCAGGCGCTGGTGCTGTCGCGCCTGTTGCTCCGCCAGCCGCAGGTGCTGTTGCTCGACGAACCCACCGCGGCACTGGATGACGTCACTGAACGCAAGCTGCTGGATAACCTCGAGCGCTTCTGCCAGGGCCGCACGCTGATCATCGCCACCCACCGCCTAAGCGTGCTGCAACGGGTCGACCGCATCCTGGTGCTTGATGGCGGGCGAATCGTCATCGACGACCCACGCGACGCTGCCCTGGCGCGCCTGCAACAAGGAACCCAGTCATGA
- a CDS encoding fructose-specific PTS transporter subunit EIIC: MNIAIVTACPNGQVSSVLSARLLTAEAHRRGWSVSVEVADPEHPEQRLSEAQIAAADWILVIATGPLDVQRFIGKRVYQSTPAQALADRERFLDEAAANAQVLDASAVASASADVAPATAAPKLVAVTACPTGVAHTFMAAEALQQAAAFKGYQLTVETQGSVGARNPLPAEAIAEADVVLLAADIEVPTARFAGKRIYRCGTGIALKQAAATLDKALAEGKQESAGATSAEPAKAENTGVYKHLLTGVSFMLPMVVAGGLLIALSFVFGINAHKEPGTLPAALMMIGGDAAFKLMVPLLAGYIAWSIADRPGLAPGMIGGLLASTLGAGFIGGIVAGFLAGYSAKAIAQWVRLPTSLEALKPILIIPLLASLFTGLVMIYVVGQPVAAMLEGLTQFLDSMGTTNAILLGVLLGGMMCVDLGGPINKAAYAFSVGLLASSSYAPMAATMAAGMVPPIGLGIASFIARRKFAQSEREAGKAAFVLGLCFISEGAIPFAAKDPLRVIPASIAGGALTGALSMYFGCKLMAPHGGLFVMLIPNAINHALLYLLAIVAGSLVTALIYALIKKGEPVEMVVAPAKG; the protein is encoded by the coding sequence ATGAACATCGCCATCGTCACTGCCTGCCCCAATGGGCAGGTCTCAAGCGTACTCAGCGCACGCCTGCTGACTGCCGAAGCGCACCGTCGTGGCTGGAGCGTCAGCGTCGAAGTCGCCGACCCCGAGCACCCCGAGCAGCGTCTGAGCGAAGCGCAGATCGCTGCCGCCGACTGGATACTGGTGATCGCCACCGGCCCACTGGATGTGCAGCGCTTCATCGGCAAGCGCGTGTACCAGAGCACGCCGGCCCAAGCCCTGGCCGACCGCGAGCGGTTTCTCGACGAAGCGGCCGCCAACGCTCAGGTGCTGGATGCCAGCGCCGTGGCCAGTGCGTCTGCCGACGTCGCGCCGGCTACCGCTGCGCCGAAGCTGGTCGCGGTCACCGCCTGCCCAACCGGCGTGGCCCACACGTTCATGGCCGCCGAAGCCCTGCAGCAGGCCGCTGCCTTCAAAGGCTACCAACTGACCGTGGAAACCCAGGGCTCGGTGGGGGCGCGCAATCCGCTGCCGGCCGAGGCCATCGCTGAAGCCGACGTGGTGCTGCTGGCGGCCGACATCGAAGTACCGACCGCACGCTTCGCTGGCAAGCGCATCTACCGCTGTGGCACCGGCATCGCCCTCAAGCAGGCCGCGGCGACCCTGGACAAGGCCCTGGCCGAGGGCAAGCAGGAAAGCGCTGGCGCGACCAGCGCCGAGCCGGCCAAGGCCGAGAACACCGGGGTGTACAAGCACTTGCTCACCGGTGTCTCGTTCATGCTGCCGATGGTGGTGGCCGGCGGCTTGTTGATCGCGCTGTCGTTCGTCTTCGGCATCAATGCCCACAAGGAGCCGGGCACCCTGCCGGCGGCGCTGATGATGATCGGCGGTGATGCCGCGTTCAAACTGATGGTGCCGCTGCTGGCCGGGTACATCGCCTGGTCGATTGCCGACCGGCCGGGTCTGGCCCCCGGAATGATCGGCGGGCTGCTCGCCAGTACCCTGGGCGCCGGCTTCATTGGCGGGATCGTCGCGGGCTTTCTTGCCGGCTATAGCGCCAAGGCGATTGCCCAATGGGTACGCCTGCCCACCAGCCTCGAAGCGCTCAAGCCGATTCTGATCATTCCATTGCTGGCCAGCCTGTTCACCGGCCTGGTGATGATCTACGTGGTCGGGCAACCGGTGGCGGCCATGCTCGAAGGGCTGACACAGTTCCTCGACAGCATGGGCACCACCAATGCCATTCTGCTCGGCGTGCTGCTCGGCGGCATGATGTGCGTCGACCTCGGCGGGCCGATCAACAAGGCAGCCTATGCGTTTTCGGTCGGTCTGCTGGCGTCGTCCAGCTACGCGCCGATGGCCGCCACCATGGCGGCGGGCATGGTGCCGCCGATCGGCCTGGGCATCGCCAGCTTCATCGCCCGGCGCAAGTTCGCCCAGAGCGAGCGCGAAGCCGGCAAGGCGGCCTTCGTGCTGGGCCTGTGCTTCATCTCCGAAGGCGCCATTCCCTTCGCCGCCAAGGACCCGCTGCGGGTGATTCCGGCGAGCATCGCCGGTGGCGCGCTGACCGGCGCGCTGTCGATGTACTTCGGCTGCAAGTTGATGGCGCCGCATGGTGGGCTGTTCGTCATGCTCATTCCCAACGCCATCAACCACGCCTTGCTGTATTTGCTGGCGATCGTCGCCGGTAGCCTGGTGACGGCGCTGATCTATGCGTTGATCAAGAAAGGCGAGCCGGTAGAAATGGTCGTGGCACCAGCCAAGGGCTGA
- a CDS encoding chemotaxis protein: MASQSARADSLSLLLFTLRSGKLMAINLLKVSEIIPCPSLTRLPEAHPHVKGVATLRGNPLSVIDLARALGERPLEQPDSGCLIVTEISRSRQALHVQAVVRIIHCRTTDIKPPPYGSGSRSFITGVTRVDDQLVQVLDIEKVIHGIAPPPPAPAPETLDEDAASLFAAANILVVDDSQVALQQSIHTLRNLGIDCHTARSAKEAIELLLELQGTALEINIVVSDIEMSEMDGYALTRTLRETPDFKHLYILLHTSLDSTMSGEKARLAGANAILTKFSSPELTDCLLVAARSVVFGEH, encoded by the coding sequence ATGGCCTCCCAATCCGCCCGTGCCGACTCGCTGTCGCTGCTGTTGTTCACCCTGCGCAGCGGCAAGCTGATGGCGATCAACCTGCTCAAGGTCAGCGAAATCATTCCCTGCCCGAGCCTGACTCGGCTGCCCGAAGCCCACCCTCATGTGAAGGGTGTGGCAACCCTGCGCGGTAATCCGCTGTCGGTGATCGACCTGGCCCGTGCGCTGGGTGAGCGCCCGCTGGAGCAGCCCGACAGCGGCTGCCTGATCGTCACCGAGATCAGCCGCTCGCGCCAGGCCCTGCACGTGCAAGCGGTAGTGCGCATCATTCACTGCCGAACGACCGACATCAAACCGCCACCCTACGGCTCGGGCAGCCGCTCGTTCATCACCGGCGTGACTCGGGTGGACGATCAACTGGTGCAGGTACTGGACATCGAGAAGGTCATCCACGGCATCGCCCCGCCGCCGCCGGCTCCGGCGCCGGAAACCCTCGACGAGGACGCCGCCAGCCTGTTCGCTGCGGCCAACATTCTGGTGGTGGACGACAGTCAGGTCGCCTTGCAGCAGTCGATCCACACCCTGCGCAACCTGGGCATCGACTGCCACACCGCACGCAGCGCCAAGGAAGCCATCGAGCTGCTGTTGGAGTTGCAGGGCACCGCCCTGGAAATCAACATCGTGGTGTCGGACATCGAAATGTCCGAGATGGATGGCTACGCCCTTACCCGCACGCTGCGTGAAACACCCGACTTCAAGCACCTGTACATCCTGCTGCACACCTCGCTGGACAGCACCATGAGTGGCGAGAAGGCTCGCCTGGCCGGTGCCAACGCGATTCTCACCAAGTTCTCATCACCCGAGCTGACCGACTGTCTGTTGGTGGCGGCACGCAGCGTGGTGTTTGGTGAGCATTGA
- a CDS encoding YkgJ family cysteine cluster protein, whose amino-acid sequence MSTALRFACTGCGKCCSGHHVPLTLDETRHWAARGGQVIVLIEGFISDGPGMPLEQREHVLRRSLAVPCGAGEVRVSVTFAAFNPGRCLHLDAADRCSIYEDRPLVCRIYPMEINPHIPLRPENKDCPSEAWEQGPELIHGQIAVDPHLRALIEASRQADRDDIAAKVAVCQALGMTTSALKGNGFTAWLPDMGALAAALDASAQVADQAWQLHIEDQALSDTLAALGVQFTAQPSARYAFIGF is encoded by the coding sequence GTGAGCACCGCGTTGCGCTTCGCCTGCACCGGTTGTGGCAAATGCTGCAGCGGCCACCACGTGCCGCTGACCCTCGACGAAACCCGGCACTGGGCTGCCCGCGGCGGCCAGGTGATCGTGCTCATCGAAGGCTTCATCAGTGATGGGCCAGGCATGCCGCTCGAGCAGCGTGAACACGTGTTGCGCCGCTCGTTGGCGGTGCCGTGCGGGGCCGGTGAAGTGCGGGTCTCGGTGACCTTCGCCGCCTTCAACCCCGGACGCTGCCTGCACCTGGATGCGGCCGACCGCTGCAGCATCTATGAGGATCGACCGCTGGTCTGCCGCATCTACCCCATGGAAATCAACCCGCATATTCCGCTGCGTCCCGAGAACAAGGACTGCCCCAGCGAAGCCTGGGAGCAAGGCCCCGAGTTGATTCATGGTCAGATCGCCGTCGATCCGCACTTGCGCGCCTTGATCGAAGCTTCGCGCCAGGCCGACCGTGACGACATCGCCGCCAAGGTCGCCGTGTGCCAGGCCCTGGGCATGACCACCAGCGCACTCAAGGGCAACGGTTTCACCGCATGGCTGCCGGACATGGGCGCGCTGGCCGCCGCGCTGGACGCAAGCGCCCAAGTCGCCGATCAGGCCTGGCAGTTGCACATCGAAGACCAGGCCCTCAGCGATACCCTGGCGGCTCTGGGCGTACAGTTCACCGCACAGCCCTCTGCGCGCTACGCCTTCATCGGCTTCTGA
- a CDS encoding DUF3820 family protein: MKPETLQLLVTRTMPFGKYQGRLIADLPGDYLAWFARKGFPPGELGGLLALMHEIDHNGLMELLTPLRGQRG, from the coding sequence ATGAAACCTGAAACCCTGCAATTGCTGGTGACCCGAACCATGCCGTTCGGCAAGTACCAGGGCCGGCTGATCGCCGACCTGCCCGGCGACTACCTGGCCTGGTTTGCCCGCAAGGGCTTCCCGCCCGGGGAGTTGGGCGGGTTGCTGGCGTTGATGCACGAGATCGACCACAACGGCCTGATGGAGCTGCTGACCCCATTGCGGGGCCAGCGCGGCTGA
- a CDS encoding OprD family porin, whose protein sequence is MLSAFRYTPLFVAMAATMPAHTLADEAAQEGFVAGSSLNIKLRNAYFHRNQLDAGVHDNREWGQGAVARFESGYTEGTVGVGVDAFAMLGLKLDGGGGHAGSSILPLNQRSDGELGAAPRSFSTAGAALKLRAFDTELKAGDLFINNPVIAGGETRMLPQTFRGVSLSNTSLDGLLLEAGQASFTKPYNQSGHRRIDSFYASLPEGRHSDHLNWAGGTWTGTDAFSASLYSAELKDIWRQHYLNLEYTYVVNDQLSLNPGLNLYRTEDTGKSLLGDIDNTTFSLHLIVAAGAHSVTAAYQRVNGDTPFDYINQGDSVFLDNSRMYSDFNGPHERSWKLQYAYDFAGLGVPGLTSTVSYSRGTLDLTRANADSVGYGSWYSADGKDARHWERDLDVKYVVQQGAAKDLSVLLRYASHRGSRGYSSVDRDNDEVRVIVDYPINVF, encoded by the coding sequence GTGCTGTCCGCATTCCGCTATACCCCGCTGTTCGTTGCAATGGCTGCAACGATGCCTGCCCACACCCTGGCCGATGAGGCCGCCCAGGAAGGGTTCGTGGCCGGCTCGTCGCTGAACATCAAGCTGCGCAATGCCTACTTCCATCGCAATCAGCTCGACGCGGGTGTGCATGACAACCGCGAGTGGGGCCAAGGCGCAGTGGCGCGCTTCGAGTCGGGCTATACCGAAGGCACGGTCGGCGTGGGTGTCGATGCCTTCGCCATGCTCGGCCTGAAGCTCGACGGCGGCGGCGGCCACGCCGGCAGCAGCATCCTGCCGCTGAACCAGCGCAGCGATGGCGAACTTGGCGCCGCGCCCCGCTCGTTCTCCACCGCCGGAGCGGCGCTGAAGCTGCGCGCCTTCGACACCGAGCTCAAGGCAGGCGATCTGTTCATCAACAACCCGGTGATCGCCGGCGGCGAAACCCGCATGCTGCCGCAGACCTTCCGCGGCGTCAGCCTGAGCAACACCTCGCTCGATGGTCTACTGCTCGAAGCCGGCCAGGCCAGCTTCACCAAGCCCTACAACCAGAGCGGCCACCGCCGTATCGACAGTTTCTATGCGAGCCTGCCCGAAGGTCGTCACAGCGACCACCTGAACTGGGCCGGCGGCACCTGGACCGGCACCGATGCCTTCAGCGCCAGCCTGTACAGCGCAGAACTCAAGGACATCTGGCGCCAGCACTACCTCAACCTCGAATACACCTACGTGGTCAACGATCAGCTCAGCCTCAACCCTGGGCTGAACCTGTACCGCACCGAGGACACTGGCAAATCGCTGCTCGGCGACATCGACAACACCACCTTCAGTCTGCACCTGATCGTCGCCGCCGGCGCGCACAGCGTCACTGCCGCCTACCAGCGGGTCAACGGCGACACGCCGTTCGACTACATCAACCAGGGCGACAGCGTGTTCCTCGACAACTCGCGGATGTACTCGGACTTCAACGGCCCCCACGAACGCTCGTGGAAACTGCAGTACGCCTACGACTTCGCCGGCCTCGGCGTGCCGGGGCTGACCTCGACCGTGTCGTACTCGCGCGGCACCCTCGACCTCACCCGGGCGAATGCCGACAGCGTTGGCTATGGCAGCTGGTACAGCGCCGATGGCAAGGATGCGCGGCATTGGGAGCGCGATCTGGATGTGAAGTACGTGGTCCAGCAAGGCGCCGCCAAGGACCTCTCGGTGTTGCTGCGCTATGCCAGCCACCGCGGCAGTCGCGGCTATTCCTCGGTCGACCGGGACAACGACGAAGTGCGAGTCATCGTCGATTATCCGATCAACGTGTTCTGA